One region of Streptomyces davaonensis JCM 4913 genomic DNA includes:
- a CDS encoding immunoglobulin domain-containing family protein, giving the protein MHLRRPAAFVGAAALVAASAAAGSTARAADTPRTALGKDGQKLTVSASADLDPDGETLRVTGSGYDDTKGIYVAVCKDNGDNRIPTPCLGGADQGGGSGASKWIIPRDASDEGAGTVAERWGEGGTFDVELDVKAADGGLDCFEVACSVVTRVDHNAAGDRSQDVRIPIAFAGQDPGDGDGGGDGVDVPPGTVSYAKAAEFTTAGRPLDLLLHPDSGKLYVGSDNIPDTADVAEQGLYALDDGDGKVLSHIAQAPGLGGALAPRVVRRIVAAVPGDGVVFHYPLRGIGTAKDGDATAQGLWFNGASFTGVGQDSDTSTVLIAAGGELRRTELATGTVKATIALEGGTELGVDAVRDAAWSVGTAEGKPVLRRVDTATFQVTATAELPADVLTFVEPDPATGNVWVGSGSSVLVLDKDGKPLATLTGGDRAMAAAFDKATGRAFVLREDLSDGTTDNTGSLEILDSASFRPVADAVALPGSVRTGTYAGIAVAPGAASVYVTQSAESKVVKYDLRMSPKVTQSPTDQSVATGDKVTLVAAAEGTPEPAVRWQVSPDGGQTWAAVEGANENAYSFTAKAAQDGYRYRAEFTNSAGTTRTSPITLTVKAADDGGDSGDGGGSPQQPSGSRTVTGPEGQRLTVTPVNHLATENQTLKVTGSGYDVDKGIYVALCVDNGAGELPTPCIGGVDMSGASHSSAWISSNPPDYGEDLAIPYGDGGSFEVELTVDAKDDFTDCFKAKCVLATRADHTLSGDRTQDVKVPVSFVGQDPVDTDDGDSGNGGTGGTGGGTGGTGGGTSPTTGGTGTNTSTAGGSLASTGVAVGTVAALAAALTATGWVAYRRGRTVS; this is encoded by the coding sequence ATGCATCTCAGACGCCCGGCGGCGTTCGTCGGCGCCGCCGCGCTGGTGGCCGCCTCAGCCGCCGCCGGCTCGACCGCACGGGCCGCCGACACCCCGAGGACGGCGCTCGGCAAGGACGGTCAGAAACTCACCGTCTCCGCGTCCGCCGACCTCGACCCGGACGGCGAGACGCTGCGGGTCACCGGCTCCGGCTACGACGACACCAAGGGCATCTACGTCGCCGTGTGCAAGGACAACGGCGACAACCGCATCCCCACCCCCTGTCTGGGCGGCGCCGACCAGGGCGGCGGCAGTGGGGCCTCCAAGTGGATCATCCCGAGGGACGCCTCCGACGAGGGAGCGGGCACCGTCGCCGAACGCTGGGGCGAGGGCGGCACCTTCGACGTCGAGCTGGACGTCAAGGCCGCGGACGGCGGCCTCGACTGCTTCGAGGTGGCCTGCTCGGTCGTCACCCGCGTCGACCACAACGCCGCCGGTGACCGCTCCCAGGACGTCCGGATCCCGATCGCCTTCGCGGGCCAGGACCCGGGTGACGGGGACGGCGGCGGGGACGGCGTGGACGTCCCGCCGGGCACCGTCAGCTATGCGAAGGCCGCCGAGTTCACCACCGCAGGCCGTCCGCTGGACCTGCTGCTGCACCCCGACTCCGGGAAGCTGTACGTCGGTTCGGACAACATCCCCGACACGGCGGACGTGGCCGAGCAGGGCCTGTACGCCCTGGACGACGGGGACGGCAAGGTCCTCAGCCATATCGCCCAGGCGCCCGGGCTCGGCGGCGCCCTGGCGCCTCGGGTGGTCCGCCGGATCGTCGCCGCGGTGCCCGGCGACGGGGTGGTCTTCCACTATCCGCTGCGCGGCATCGGCACCGCCAAGGACGGCGACGCGACCGCGCAGGGCCTGTGGTTCAACGGCGCCTCCTTCACCGGCGTCGGCCAGGACTCCGACACCTCCACGGTGCTGATCGCGGCGGGCGGTGAGCTGCGCCGGACCGAGCTGGCGACCGGCACCGTCAAGGCGACGATCGCCCTGGAGGGCGGCACCGAACTCGGCGTGGACGCCGTCCGCGACGCCGCCTGGTCCGTCGGCACCGCCGAGGGCAAGCCGGTGCTGCGCCGCGTGGACACCGCCACCTTCCAGGTCACGGCAACGGCGGAACTCCCCGCCGATGTCCTGACGTTCGTCGAGCCGGACCCCGCGACCGGCAACGTCTGGGTGGGCAGCGGCAGTTCCGTGCTCGTCCTCGACAAGGACGGCAAGCCGCTGGCCACTCTCACGGGCGGGGACCGGGCCATGGCGGCGGCCTTCGACAAGGCCACCGGGCGCGCCTTCGTGCTGCGCGAGGACCTCTCCGACGGCACCACGGACAACACCGGGTCCCTGGAGATCCTCGACAGCGCGAGCTTCCGGCCTGTGGCCGACGCGGTCGCGCTGCCCGGCAGTGTCCGCACCGGCACCTACGCGGGCATCGCGGTCGCGCCGGGCGCCGCATCCGTGTACGTCACCCAGTCGGCGGAGAGCAAGGTCGTCAAGTACGACCTGCGCATGTCGCCGAAGGTGACCCAGTCCCCCACCGACCAGTCCGTCGCCACCGGCGACAAGGTGACCTTGGTCGCGGCGGCCGAAGGCACCCCGGAACCGGCCGTGCGCTGGCAGGTCAGCCCGGACGGCGGCCAGACCTGGGCGGCCGTCGAGGGCGCGAACGAGAACGCCTACTCCTTCACCGCGAAGGCGGCGCAGGACGGCTACCGCTACCGGGCCGAGTTCACCAACTCCGCTGGCACCACCCGCACTTCGCCGATCACCTTGACGGTCAAGGCGGCCGACGACGGGGGCGACAGCGGTGACGGGGGTGGGTCGCCCCAGCAACCCTCCGGCTCCAGGACCGTCACCGGACCCGAGGGCCAGCGGCTCACCGTCACCCCGGTCAACCACCTGGCCACCGAGAACCAGACCCTGAAGGTCACCGGCTCCGGCTACGACGTCGACAAGGGCATCTACGTCGCCCTGTGCGTCGACAACGGCGCCGGTGAGCTGCCGACGCCCTGCATCGGCGGCGTGGACATGAGCGGCGCGTCCCACTCCTCCGCGTGGATCTCCTCCAACCCACCGGACTACGGCGAGGACTTGGCGATCCCGTACGGCGATGGCGGCAGCTTCGAGGTGGAGCTGACCGTGGACGCCAAGGACGACTTCACGGACTGCTTCAAGGCCAAGTGCGTCCTGGCGACCCGCGCCGACCACACCCTCTCCGGCGACCGCACCCAGGACGTCAAGGTGCCGGTGAGCTTCGTCGGACAGGACCCGGTGGACACCGACGACGGCGACAGCGGCAACGGTGGCACGGGCGGTACCGGAGGAGGCACCGGCGGTACGGGCGGCGGCACCTCGCCCACCACCGGAGGCACCGGCACCAACACCTCCACCGCAGGCGGCAGTCTGGCCTCGACCGGCGTCGCCGTCGGCACCGTGGCCGCGCTGGCGGCGGCGCTGACGGCGACCGGCTGGGTGGCGTACCGCCGGGGCCGTACCGTCAGCTAG
- a CDS encoding class I SAM-dependent methyltransferase has protein sequence MSVTSRYREAWESFWREAPEEQGAVFWDAEPVLTVGPHLALFEPHLTAPTLPMVDLGCGNGTQTRFLAGRFTHVVGADLSVAAIDHARQSDPAGLATYRILDAGEKDEVQTLHAELGDANVYMRGVLHQAEPDDRQSLVDGIATLVGTQGRAFLVELAEAAKPVLMGLAQSPAGPPPKLAPVFRHGLAPGEVADDAVLDYLRTAGLSVLASGDMPLTTTEYTPDGARIELPSKWAVVGRS, from the coding sequence ATGAGCGTGACGAGTCGGTACCGGGAGGCCTGGGAGAGCTTCTGGCGGGAGGCCCCGGAGGAGCAGGGGGCGGTGTTCTGGGACGCGGAGCCGGTGCTGACCGTCGGTCCTCATCTGGCCCTGTTCGAACCGCACTTGACCGCGCCGACGCTGCCCATGGTGGACCTGGGCTGCGGCAACGGCACCCAGACCCGCTTCCTCGCCGGCCGCTTCACGCATGTCGTCGGCGCCGACCTGTCCGTCGCGGCGATCGATCACGCCCGGCAGTCGGACCCCGCCGGGCTCGCGACCTACCGGATCCTGGACGCGGGCGAGAAGGACGAGGTGCAGACGCTGCACGCGGAGCTCGGCGACGCCAATGTCTACATGCGGGGCGTACTGCACCAGGCGGAGCCCGACGATCGGCAGTCGCTCGTGGACGGCATCGCCACCCTCGTCGGCACCCAGGGCCGGGCCTTCCTGGTCGAACTCGCCGAGGCGGCGAAGCCGGTGCTGATGGGACTCGCCCAGAGCCCCGCGGGCCCGCCGCCCAAGCTCGCCCCCGTCTTCCGGCACGGCCTCGCTCCCGGCGAGGTCGCCGACGACGCGGTGCTGGACTATCTGCGCACGGCCGGGCTCTCCGTGCTGGCGTCGGGCGACATGCCCCTCACCACCACGGAGTACACCCCGGACGGCGCCCGCATCGAACTGCCGTCGAAGTGGGCGGTCGTCGGCCGTTCCTAG